One genomic window of Vicinamibacteria bacterium includes the following:
- the dnaJ gene encoding molecular chaperone DnaJ, which translates to MTSTFKKDYYEVLGVDRTATPSDIKRAYRRLAVKYHPDKNPGDATAEEAFKECAEAYSVLSDQEKRAVYDRYGHAGLRGAPQVNTDIFREFTDIFGGGSIFEELFSDLFGGRRNRPSRGADLHYELELTFEEAIHGTETRILVPRAEHCLSCAGSGAEPGTGKNSCPTCGGRGQVRLQQGFLVVSRPCGQCRGTGQIILDPCKTCKGSGQVAREREITLRIPAGVDNGSRLRRTGEGEAGTRGGPSGDLYVILHVKPHALFRRDGDDIYLELPVTFPQAALGAEVEVPTIDGSQGLTVPPGTQSGSVIKLRGKGVPRLQGSGRGDQLVVVNVVTPEKLTREQRELVEQLGAIMRAPKIGERPLGKERSFFERLFG; encoded by the coding sequence TTGACCAGTACTTTCAAAAAGGACTACTACGAAGTTCTGGGCGTTGACCGCACGGCGACTCCCAGCGACATCAAACGGGCCTACCGTCGGCTCGCAGTGAAGTATCACCCCGACAAGAATCCGGGCGACGCCACCGCCGAGGAAGCATTCAAGGAATGCGCCGAGGCGTACAGCGTTCTGAGCGATCAGGAAAAGCGAGCCGTTTACGACCGCTATGGCCACGCCGGGCTTCGAGGTGCACCACAGGTCAACACGGACATCTTTCGTGAGTTCACCGACATCTTCGGAGGGGGAAGCATCTTCGAGGAGCTGTTCTCCGACCTCTTCGGCGGCCGACGAAACCGCCCCTCGCGGGGGGCCGACCTTCATTACGAGCTCGAGCTCACGTTCGAAGAAGCCATACATGGCACCGAGACGCGTATTCTCGTCCCGCGCGCAGAACACTGTCTGTCCTGCGCCGGATCCGGCGCCGAACCGGGAACGGGCAAGAACTCCTGCCCCACGTGCGGTGGCCGTGGCCAGGTGAGGCTGCAACAGGGGTTTCTCGTGGTGTCTCGTCCCTGCGGCCAGTGTCGAGGCACCGGCCAGATCATTCTCGACCCGTGCAAGACCTGCAAAGGATCGGGGCAAGTCGCTCGCGAGCGGGAGATTACTCTTCGCATTCCCGCCGGCGTCGATAACGGTTCCCGGCTTCGGCGGACCGGCGAGGGAGAAGCGGGGACGCGCGGGGGGCCATCGGGGGATCTGTACGTGATACTGCACGTCAAGCCCCACGCGCTATTCAGGCGCGATGGCGACGACATCTACCTCGAGCTGCCGGTTACGTTTCCACAGGCCGCCCTCGGCGCGGAAGTGGAAGTTCCGACGATCGACGGCAGCCAGGGCCTCACCGTCCCGCCGGGAACGCAAAGCGGTTCCGTCATCAAGCTTCGAGGCAAGGGAGTCCCTCGTTTGCAGGGAAGCGGTCGCGGCGATCAGCTCGTCGTCGTGAACGTCGTGACTCCCGAGAAGCTCACGAGAGAGCAACGAGAGCTCGTGGAGCAGCTCGGCGCCATCATGAGGGCACCGAAGATCGGAGAACGCCCTTTGGGAAAAGAAAGGAGCTTCTTCGAACGACTCTTCGGCTGA